One Candidatus Spechtbacteria bacterium genomic window, GTCTGCCGACTGCTTCATAATAAGAGCGGTCTGGAGTCTTAAAAGCCTCCTCCGCTTCGTTTTCCGCAGGAGCAACTTTAACCGTTTCATGTTTTAACGGTTTTACATCCTCTATCGCAAATGACTGCGCTACTTTTGGTGTTGCGGCGGTCTTTATGCGAGCTGGCGTTTTGTGCGTTGTTTTCTTTGTTTCTGGCATAATCCTTTATTTCTTTATAGTTAAACGCTTCATCCTGTCGTTTCGCAATTTATTTTTCGGAAGCATTCCATATACTGCGCGCTTCAAAACATCTGCCGGATCTTTCTGCCAAAGCTCTGTCAATGAACGTGTTTTTAAACCACCGGGATAACGGCTGTGATGATAATATAGTTTGTCTGTCATTTTTTTCCCCGTTACTTCCACTTCTTTCACGTTTTCAATTTCTACCGCATGACCTTCGTCTTTGTTTGGCATCCAGGTAGCCTTATCTTTGCCTTGTAGCAAAACAGCGACTTCAGTTGCGAGCCTTCCGAGCGTTTTGCCTTTTGCGTCAATCACAATCGGCGATTCAGTTGTTGCTTTTATGATTTTCATGTTGATTACTGCCGATCGCCTACCGACTACCGTCGTTAAGCGGTTTGCGGTAGACGGTAAGCGGTAGTCAATTATTATACAAATTCAATAATAGCTCGAAGGGCTGAATCTCCCTTGCGCGGTTCGCGCTTCGTAATTCTGGTATACCCTCCGTTTCGTTCCATATAGCGTGGCGCTACAACATCTACAAGATGCTTCGCCGTTTCCGCTGTAAGAAATTTACGTATAACTCGACGATTTGCCACAGAACCAGTTCGAGCTCTTGTTATCAATCTCTCTACAACAGGACGAATTTCTTTTGCTCTCACTTCGGTTGTAGTTATTTTTTCATGCAAAATAAGCGACTCCGCCAAGCTCTTAATAAGTTGGCTACGCGCATCTCTCTTCAAGCTCATTTTTCGTCCCTTTTTATTCTTAGCCATATTTATTACTGCTGACCGCATACCGTCAACCGACTACTGTCGTCGGTAAACGGTTGTCGGTTAGCTGTTAGCTTTTCAATGACAATTTAACTTTCTTCAATGCTTTCTTAATTTCATCTACTCCTTTTTGCCCCATGCCCTCCACTTCTAGCAAGTCATCTTCGGTCTTCTTTACAAGCCCCGCCACTGTCTTAATTCCGCCCCCTTCAAGCACATTACTCGTTCTTGTAGAAATTTTCAACTCCGACGCTGGCATTTTCATTATAGCTTCCTCGCCCCCCCTCTCCTCTACTTCCTCCGTTTCTTTAGAGGCGGCTGATTTCTGGCTTGTCTCAATTTGCAGTAGTGTTAAAAACTGATCGACAAGCACCTGTACGGCGGTTTGAAAAGCCGCCTCCGGTGAAATACTACCGTCTGTTTCTATCTCAAATTTAACCCTATTATAATCCGTGCGATCGCCTACACGCATATCCTCAACTACGAAGTTCGCTTTGCGTACCGGAGTAAAGATTGCGTCCAGAGGAATAACTCCAACCGAAGCTTTATCGCCCTTGCGCTGCGCTACGCTCTCGTAGCCCATGCCTGCCTGCACTTCCATTTCCATTTCTAATGTAACATTTTTGTCTGTCAAGGTTGCTATATGCGCGTCTTTGTTGATTATTTCAACTTGGCTAGGGGTCTCAATGTCTCCCGCCGTAACATCTTTCTTGCCCCTTACCTTCAATGTTATTCTTTGCGACTCATCGCCGTGAAGCATGATGCGGATAGCCTTCAAATTCAAGGTGATTTCTAAAACGTCTTCGAGCACGCCCTCAATGGTTGAAAATTCGTGATTGACTCCGCTTATTTTTACTGAAGTAATTGCCGCACCGGGAATTGAAGAAAGCAAAACACGGCGCAAAGCGTTGCCAAGGGTCACGCCAAAGCCAGGGTATAAATCCTCAATTTCAACAACTGTACGCATGGTATCTCCGACACGAGTTTTATCATGCTCCATTACACGTGGTGATTTGGGTAAAGAAATAGATGGCATAAAAAATAAATTTAATTTTCAATTTTCAATAATCAATTTTCAATGAATTTACAATGTTTCAATTACTAATCGTGTGTTTTCAGCCATAGGCTGATCCGCCTCAGGCGGAGAAAATTAGTTAGTTACGTCATTGATTGCGTAAAGCAACGTGGTTGCCACGCAACTATACGTTGAAAATTGGAAATTGATAATTGAAAATTTAGCATTATTATCTACTATAAAACTCTATTACTGAATGAATATTAACCTCCATACCCGCCTCTTCAACTGCCGCACGACCAACCACCGTCCCCTCTTTCTTCTCTTTGTCTAAACGAATCCATGTGGGGGCTTGATGTTTTTTGAGTCGCTCGTCTAAATCAATAAATATCCCCCTTTGCGTATGAGCAAGCCTTATACCCACCACATCGTTTATTTTACTCTGATATGATGGTGTATTTAACACTTTACCATTTACGGTGATGTGCTTATGGCCAACCATCTGGCGGGCCATTGGGCGTGTCATCGCAAAACCAAGACGATATACAACGCTATCTAGTCTCATTTCTAAAAGATTAAAAACGTCATCTGGCTTTTGCGCCTTCTTAAAATAGTTATGGAATTGGCGTTCGCGCAACCCATAGCCATTTCGCAGTTTCTGCTTTTCAGCAAACTGCTGGCCGTATTCTGATTTTTGTCGTCTTGCTCCGCCTTTTGGCATAAAATATAAAATTTAAATCTCAACCCTTAAAGTAATTTTGAGTTTTGAGATTTGCATTTTGAGATTTATTTATACGTGTCTTACTCTCTTTGGCCTGCATCCATTATGAGCAATCGGCGTAATATCTTTTAGTGATACAACGTTTACTCCGCGACCCGTTACTGCGCGCAGAGCTGCATCACGGCCGCCTCCAATACCGCTTACTAATACAGAGATCTGCTCAATTGCGACTTTTCCCAAGCGCTCAAATGCAGTTTCCACTGCTTTTGATGCCGCAAACGGCGTTGCCTTTTTGGGACCCTTAAAGCCTAGATTGCCGGAAGAAGCCCAGGAAAGCACGCTTCCCTTCTCATCTGTAATTGTTATCAATACGTTGTTGTAAGAAGCTTTGATGTAAACTTTGCCGTTTTTTATGCCGGCGACTTTCTTTCCAGCATTTTTGGACGCCAAGCCAGCCTCGGATTCATCCGATTCTTTTAATACCTCTTCTTCAGGTTTTCCTGCTACGCGTTTTTTACCCATAATTTATTATTTGCTAACTGCTGACCGTCTACCGCAAACCGCTTAACGACGATTGACAGTAACATGTGTACGGTTGTCGGTATGCGGTAGACGGTATGCTGTCGTCAGTTAGCATTAGTCATTTTATTATTATGTTGGGCTCGCTGACGGCTTGCGGCCCGAACCCATGGTCTTGCGAACGTTGCCACGCACGGTGCGTGAGTTGGTTCTGGTGCGCTGGCCGCGTGTCGGCAAACCTTTTGCGTGTCTTGTTCCACGATAAGCTCCGATATCCTTCAAACGTTTAACATTTCCCGAGATCTCTCTGCGCAAATCACCCTCAATCTTATATACTTCCATTAAATTACGCAAGACATTGACCTCCTCAGCCGTAAGCTCTTTGGCTCGGCGGTCAGGACTAATTTTGGCTTGGGCTAAAAGTTTTTTACTCAAAGTCGGACCAACGCCAAAAATATAGGTCAATGATACCTCTATACGCTTATTCTCTGGTATTTCAACTCCTGCTATACGTGGCATAACAATAATTTAAATTTCAAAATCCAAATGTCAAATTACAAATGAATGTCAAAATCTAAAGTTTAAAATTTTGATATTGATCATTTGAACTTGATTTGACATTTGAAATTTAGACTTTGACATTTTGCATTTTACTTTATCCCTGTCGCTGTTTATGCTTCGGAGTAGTCTTGCATATAACAAAAATCACACCTCTGCGGCGGACTATTTTACACGATCTACACATTGTTTTTACGGATGCTCGTACTTTCATAGTTTTTAATCTAATTATAGCAATGCTCTAATTAGACTCGCGAAATAACGCAGACTTAACGCGGAAACACGCGGAAAGCAAGTTAACTTAATTGCTAAAATTACTTCTGACGATAAACAATGCGCCCCTTCGTAAGATCGTAGGGGCTCATCTCAACGGTTACGTGATCACCGGGCAAAATGCGAATAAAATTCACACGCATCTTCCCCGAAAGATGGGCTAGAATTTCTGGCTTTCCTTCTTCGCTTATCTGTACACGAAATGTCGTGTTGGGAAGCGCTTCAATTACAATACCCTCCTTTCTAATTACGTCTTTGTTCATATAAAGTATATTGAAAGATTAGCAAGATTGAGTTAAATCGTCAAGAGCGGCCTATGTTTGGGTTGTTTAGTGCTAGTACAGCCACGCCCCGCACTGTCATAATTATCTAATAAATTGCCTGTAGAGGCAAGTTCCCATAACCTAAATCGTTAAAAAGGCTCCGAAGTTACTCGGAGCCAATAATATTAAAAAGTAAATTCTGGTAAAACTACTTTGGGAAGATCTGGGTCTGGCTTTAACACAAAGCTAATATCCTGGCCATTTACCTTGCATATAAATCGGCCGGAATCGATATCCGCTCGCATCACTTTAAGGCAAGCCTCAAAATCCCCTTCTACCAATACCCCGCCCCCAAACATCATGCCACACTGCATCATTAGGTTAATCGATGTTCCAAAATCATCGACGACAATGTATCCGTCACGGTCAACGTACACGCCGCCTTCAAATGGCTTGCATTGATATCCCGCAAGCGTCCGCTCAACTAGCCCTCTTAAATCGCGAATATATCCGTACGAAGGCTTGCCCAGGGCATTCCCATAGCCAAGCTCGTAAGCCGTGCCATCGTCCATGCACACGCCACGGAACGAGTTGCAGTTCGCGACCACGAAATGGCATTGCTGAATCTGCTGAATGTCGCCGCGATAAATTTTCATCGCGGTGTCCATGCCGCCATTAAAATCTATGCCGGAGTTGTTATCCATCGGATGAAGAGGCGTAAAACCGTACTTACGGCATAGTTGGCGCTGAATTTCAGCATTCTCAACCGCGTTGGGAAGAAACACCTCGGGACCAGCTAGATAAAGCTTTGGCCGCATTTTATCTCCTCCATTAAAAACTTCATTAAGATTATCAAATATATTATCGAACATCGAGAGCCGCCGAAGAATACTCTAGCATCTTTGGTCTTATGACTACCTTCTTCTCGTCGCTTCGCTCGATATGTCCGGCATAACACGCGCCAAACCTATTAGGATACGAATATCCTTCGAGTACATCCAAAACTTTCTTCACGTCTGCTTCTGGTACATAAATGGCAAAACCTGCTCCCATATTGAAGTTGCCGTAGGCTTCCTGATCATCTATAGGACCCTGCTTTTGTAAAAAATCAAAAATCGGCAGTTGCTTGGGCAAAGATTCAATAATATAGGCAAAAGGTTGCGTTGCGCGCATGAGCTTGCGCCAACCATGACCTGTAATGTTTACAGCGTAATGAATATTCACGCCTCGATTTAGGCAATCTTCTACCAATGGGGTATAGATGCAAGTAGGGTCTAGAAGCGCATCTCCATAGGTTCGTCCATCACTAAGTTGAGTGAGGTAACCGTCCGGCAACCTATCAGCAATCTTTCGAGCCATAGTAAGGCCGTTAGCATGTATCCCCGAGCTCTCGATCATAATAATTGCATCGCCATGCTGGATATTACTTGTTGCGATCAATCGCTTTTTTGGCTTAATGATACCTATTGCCGAGCCAGATAAAACAAAAGTTCCTGGAATGATAATGTCTTTAAGAGTAGGAGTTTCCCCTCCGCCCCACGTACAACGAGCTAAGTCGCAAGCCTTCTTGTGTCCCTCGATAAGATCCATGCATCGCCTCTCGTCATCAAACCAACTTGAATCGCCGACAGCAAGATGCATAGCTACTGAAAGAGGCAACGCGCCAAGTGTAACCATATCATTAACAATCATTGCCACATTGCATTGCGCGATATTACCGTAATAATACTTCCCCGTAAGACGATGCATTGCGTCAGCAATGAGACTCTTTGTACCAAGTCCTTCTTCGACATGAGCGAGATAACTGTCTTCTGTCTCAATAAGATAAACGCTTTCTCCCCTGCTCGTTCGTACTTCCTTAAACTCTCCATTATTGAATCGACTAATATTACCTGCGGTTTCGCGCGCCGCGAGTTGCGCCATTCGCTTAAATGGATCCATGGCCTCGTAGTCAACACCAACACCAGCGTATGTCATTTTTTTGTCCATCACCCACTCCTTGTCAGATTATTGCCCGCCGCCAAAGAAAAAGCCCTATTTGAAACAGGGCTTAAGAAATCAAAGAATTACTTCTTCTTTGATTTCTTTGGCTTTTTCTTTTCTCTGCGCGGAGCGCTATTTCCTTTTGCCATAAAATGTATGTATTTACATTAACTAAAGACCTTTAGTGTCTAAATATATTATAGCATAATAAATCTATCTACCAACTTTCTAATAGCTCGTTTGCATTAACTACTCGAGCAAACAAATAAGGAAAGGTATGGTCCAAAAGCTCTTTTTGTATATTTTGCCTAATAGGAACGTCTGTAGTTTCCACTAAATCCCTTAAAACTACAAAGTTATAACCCTTGGAAAAGCCGCCTGCTACCGTAGCCAGCACACAGCCATCGGTAAAAGCGCCGGCGATTACAATATATTTGATGCCTCTTTTTTGCAGATCTTCTTCTAAAGCAGGGTTTGCTATGGCATCGTTGGTATTCTTCACTATTACTAAATCGTTTTCCTTGGGCTCAATTCCGTAGAATTGCTCGGGAAAACCCGTAGTATCTTTTGAATAATACGCGAATCTGGAATCGGAATAGAGATTGTTAATGTTTTCAGCCAAATATTCTTTAGTCCAAGGGACATTTTTGGTAAACACTATCAACCCGCCAATTTTATTGCGATACTCTTCAATAAACCTAGCGAGTCTAGGAACCATCATTCTAATTTTTGAAAAATGAATACCCCACTCCGGAATCTCGCATTTTTCATTGGCGCTGGAATTAATAACGTCAATAACAAGAAGAGCAGAATTTGCAGTATTCATTTCTGGAAATGGTTTCATAGATATGTATTTGCGGGGGCTGAGAGAATCGGACTCCCGATCGTGATTTTGCCTGCCCGCCATACTTGCGGGAGTGCCAGGACTCGAACCTGGATACCTAGTTTTGGAGACTAGAGTCCTGCCGTTGGACGACACTCCCATAGAGGCAAGGTAGGCGGGGAGACCACAGTTATACCACTTAACTAAGCCCCCCGACTAAATTAGAATTTCCAATTTCGAATTTTGAATAAAATTAGAATACTTTAATATCCTAATTCTTAAACAACCCAAATGTCATCTCGAGGCGCTTTGCGACGAGAGATCTCTCGCGCCACGCTCGAGACGACAAACTTACCAAAACGCTTATTTCCCTTTCTTCTTGCCTTCGGAGTGCTTGGTATGAGATCCGCATTCTTTGCAGAACTTCATATATTCAAGCTTGCGTTCTACCTTCTTTTTGTTCTTTGATGACCAGTAATTCACATTACTGCACTTTGAACACTGGAGTTTAATGAGATTATCTTGTGACATATGTGATAGAATTTGTTCGAAGCGAAGCGAGATTACAAATTCATCATCCCGCCCGCATCCCGCGTGGCGGGATTACATTTAATTATATCTTACGGCTTGGCGTGAACCCCGAGGGAGGGGTAATACCAAGTTACCTTGAGCCTGAGGGCGGGATTGAACCGCCGACCTCGTCCTTACCAAGGACGCGCTCTGCCAACTGAGCTACCCAGGCTATTATATACGTGGGCGGTGAGAGAATCGAACTCCCGTAGGCATGAAGCCAGCAGATTTACAGTCTGCCCCGATTGACCGCTCCGGCAACCGCCCAATAGCACGCCTGAAATTGGCAGGGTGTGCAACGTCAGTATCTTACCATATATTAGCAGAAAGTTTAATAAGGACAGGGACTGTAAGCCCCAAATCCCAATGACCAATGCCCAATCAAATCCTAATACTCAAAATCTCAAAAACGTTTTGGTCATTTAGTCATTAGGTCATTGATTGGTCATTTGAAATTGGTCATTGGTCATTCTCTTACGATAAACTCAGCAAAAAAGATTATAAATTGAATTCGTTTACCAAGCTAAGAGCCCCAACCCTTATTTCATTCCTTTCTTTCGTCTCTTTTCCTCATCCTCATCAAGAACAACCTTGCGAATACGTACATTGAGTGGGGTGATTTCCACCAACTCATCATCGCCAATATACTCAAGCGCATCTTCCAACGTCATCACCCTTGGCTCATCAAAGTGCTCGGACACGCCTTCACCCTTTGAGCGCATGTTGGAAAGCTGTTTTTCTTTGCACACGTTAACAGCAATATCGTCACCTCTGCTATTCTGCCCGACAACTTGCCCCTTATATA contains:
- the infA gene encoding translation initiation factor IF-1 encodes the protein MNKDVIRKEGIVIEALPNTTFRVQISEEGKPEILAHLSGKMRVNFIRILPGDHVTVEMSPYDLTKGRIVYRQK
- the rpsK gene encoding 30S ribosomal protein S11 encodes the protein MGKKRVAGKPEEEVLKESDESEAGLASKNAGKKVAGIKNGKVYIKASYNNVLITITDEKGSVLSWASSGNLGFKGPKKATPFAASKAVETAFERLGKVAIEQISVLVSGIGGGRDAALRAVTGRGVNVVSLKDITPIAHNGCRPKRVRHV
- the rplM gene encoding 50S ribosomal protein L13; amino-acid sequence: MKIIKATTESPIVIDAKGKTLGRLATEVAVLLQGKDKATWMPNKDEGHAVEIENVKEVEVTGKKMTDKLYYHHSRYPGGLKTRSLTELWQKDPADVLKRAVYGMLPKNKLRNDRMKRLTIKK
- a CDS encoding phosphoribosylformylglycinamidine cyclo-ligase, producing MDKKMTYAGVGVDYEAMDPFKRMAQLAARETAGNISRFNNGEFKEVRTSRGESVYLIETEDSYLAHVEEGLGTKSLIADAMHRLTGKYYYGNIAQCNVAMIVNDMVTLGALPLSVAMHLAVGDSSWFDDERRCMDLIEGHKKACDLARCTWGGGETPTLKDIIIPGTFVLSGSAIGIIKPKKRLIATSNIQHGDAIIMIESSGIHANGLTMARKIADRLPDGYLTQLSDGRTYGDALLDPTCIYTPLVEDCLNRGVNIHYAVNITGHGWRKLMRATQPFAYIIESLPKQLPIFDFLQKQGPIDDQEAYGNFNMGAGFAIYVPEADVKKVLDVLEGYSYPNRFGACYAGHIERSDEKKVVIRPKMLEYSSAALDVR
- a CDS encoding DNA-directed RNA polymerase subunit alpha; this encodes MPSISLPKSPRVMEHDKTRVGDTMRTVVEIEDLYPGFGVTLGNALRRVLLSSIPGAAITSVKISGVNHEFSTIEGVLEDVLEITLNLKAIRIMLHGDESQRITLKVRGKKDVTAGDIETPSQVEIINKDAHIATLTDKNVTLEMEMEVQAGMGYESVAQRKGDKASVGVIPLDAIFTPVRKANFVVEDMRVGDRTDYNRVKFEIETDGSISPEAAFQTAVQVLVDQFLTLLQIETSQKSAASKETEEVEERGGEEAIMKMPASELKISTRTSNVLEGGGIKTVAGLVKKTEDDLLEVEGMGQKGVDEIKKALKKVKLSLKS
- a CDS encoding nucleoside 2-deoxyribosyltransferase, whose translation is MFDNIFDNLNEVFNGGDKMRPKLYLAGPEVFLPNAVENAEIQRQLCRKYGFTPLHPMDNNSGIDFNGGMDTAMKIYRGDIQQIQQCHFVVANCNSFRGVCMDDGTAYELGYGNALGKPSYGYIRDLRGLVERTLAGYQCKPFEGGVYVDRDGYIVVDDFGTSINLMMQCGMMFGGGVLVEGDFEACLKVMRADIDSGRFICKVNGQDISFVLKPDPDLPKVVLPEFTF
- a CDS encoding cysteine hydrolase family protein, with amino-acid sequence MKPFPEMNTANSALLVIDVINSSANEKCEIPEWGIHFSKIRMMVPRLARFIEEYRNKIGGLIVFTKNVPWTKEYLAENINNLYSDSRFAYYSKDTTGFPEQFYGIEPKENDLVIVKNTNDAIANPALEEDLQKRGIKYIVIAGAFTDGCVLATVAGGFSKGYNFVVLRDLVETTDVPIRQNIQKELLDHTFPYLFARVVNANELLESW
- the rpsM gene encoding 30S ribosomal protein S13 translates to MPRIAGVEIPENKRIEVSLTYIFGVGPTLSKKLLAQAKISPDRRAKELTAEEVNVLRNLMEVYKIEGDLRREISGNVKRLKDIGAYRGTRHAKGLPTRGQRTRTNSRTVRGNVRKTMGSGRKPSASPT
- the rplQ gene encoding 50S ribosomal protein L17, which codes for MAKNKKGRKMSLKRDARSQLIKSLAESLILHEKITTTEVRAKEIRPVVERLITRARTGSVANRRVIRKFLTAETAKHLVDVVAPRYMERNGGYTRITKREPRKGDSALRAIIEFV
- the rpmJ gene encoding 50S ribosomal protein L36, with translation MKVRASVKTMCRSCKIVRRRGVIFVICKTTPKHKQRQG
- the rpsD gene encoding 30S ribosomal protein S4, whose product is MPKGGARRQKSEYGQQFAEKQKLRNGYGLRERQFHNYFKKAQKPDDVFNLLEMRLDSVVYRLGFAMTRPMARQMVGHKHITVNGKVLNTPSYQSKINDVVGIRLAHTQRGIFIDLDERLKKHQAPTWIRLDKEKKEGTVVGRAAVEEAGMEVNIHSVIEFYSR
- the rpmG gene encoding 50S ribosomal protein L33, which translates into the protein MSQDNLIKLQCSKCSNVNYWSSKNKKKVERKLEYMKFCKECGSHTKHSEGKKKGK